Proteins from one Schistocerca americana isolate TAMUIC-IGC-003095 unplaced genomic scaffold, iqSchAmer2.1 HiC_scaffold_245, whole genome shotgun sequence genomic window:
- the LOC124576073 gene encoding verprolin-like, whose translation MCSREKDVPAPASDAKGVADRRSAALALSTAPSGPPPMTTTATAMDLTDTATETLKTALSAPLPDSDDESTAAPRPRGRSGKQKRRAPAATAAARSSPIEKRAKQDFAPDADGFVPARRTARRMLSSTTPPTVVANSFDALEDAPDPPPSNPAPKTDSHLPPVVLQFRPPYGELQKLLRSWTTAVYTVKPAGRDLYRVTLRTAADYRRVTQEASERGSACPRPPSEKPTCALCGGAHVASYRGCEVWKRAIARQRGQPPAPHQKKLATRRPGVSFAAATSGTSSAAPATSVPAPAASEAVPTPEAPAPPPPQPVAVPGTASPGPSAGPRPTNRRRGGHRPVGTQRSAPSVEQPQVDSHSEAATPPLSCAGAAPAVSTADLANLVAQLTTLVTSATKLIEVLSQQLTAAVPMASPAPTAANTQQPHHGQR comes from the exons atgtgcagccgcgagaaggacgtacctgcgcctgctagcgacgcgaagggtgtggcagatcgccgttcggccgcgcttgcgctgtcgacggccccatctggccccccacctatgacgaccaCTGCTACGGCTATGGATTTGACGGACACTGCTACGGAAACGTTGAAGACTGCGCTGTCTGCTCCGCTGCCCGATTCTGACGATGAGAGCACTGCCGCCCCTCGGCCACGCGGACGCAgcgggaaacagaagaggagggcaCCAGCTGCGACGGCTGCTGCTCGCAGCTCGCCGATTGAGAAGAGGGCCAAGCAAGACTTCGCCCCTGACGCTGACGGTTTCGTCCCGGCCCGGCGCACTGCAAGACGCATGCTGTCATCGACGACGCCACCAACTGTCGTCGCCAACTCCTTCGATGCGCTCGAGGACGCGCCGGACCCGCCGCCGAGCAATCCTGCGCCGAAGACAGACTCCCATCTTCCGCCGGTGGTTCTTCAGTTTCGGCCGCCCTATGGAGAACTGCAGAAGctgttgcgcagctggacaacggccgtgtacaccgtgaagcctgcggggcgagacctatacagggtcacactccgcactgctgCTGACTATCGCCGGGTCACGcaggaggcgtctgagcgtg gaagtgcgtgcccccgtccgccctccgagaagcctacatgtgcactctgtggcggtgctcatgtggccagttatcgtgggtgtgaggtATGGAAGCGTGCCATTGCTCGCCAGCGTGGCCAACCACCAGCGCCACATCAGAAGAAGCTCGCAACGAGACGGCCAGGCGTCTCTTTCGCGGCGGCAACGTCAGGGACGTCCTCCGCCGCCCCGGCTACGTCGGTTCCTGCTCCCGCCGCATCCGAGGCCGTACCGACACCGgaggctcctgcgcctccaccacCGCAGCCAGTGGCGGTACCGGGTACTGCCTCTCCCGGGCCGTCGGCCGGACCGCGCCCCACCAACCGCCGGCGCGGGGGTCACCGACCAGTGGGCACCCAACGCTCAGCACCGTCTgtcgagcagccccaggtggactctcacagcgaagcagccacgccccccctttcctgcgccggggccgcgccggctgtctccaccgctgacctggccaacctcgtcgcgcagctcacaaccctggtgaccagtgctacgaagttgattgaagtcctgtcgcagcaactcaccgctgcagtgccgatggcctctccggccccaaccgctgccaacactcaacagccgcaccatgggcagcgttag